In the genome of Marispirochaeta aestuarii, one region contains:
- a CDS encoding flagellar basal body P-ring protein FlgI — translation MKTLPQKYKLILLAVSIFFLSPVVGNPPLFAQDEIRLREISVVEGFRENQLAGLGIVTGLAGKGDSQSSPLMRRFLANMVSNFAEQVSERDIRSKNSAVVLVTADLPAYVQPGERISVRVSSIGDAKSLIGGVLLQTALKGADGAVYAVAQGSIPGISGSSNDTVASLPGGGIMERAVNSRVSENGTVSILLKEPDFSTAAAVSRAIRENSEFEVAFADAARISVRIPEEYAERTVEMIAQLENLSVPPGFTDRVVVNPRTGVVVMGKDVRIGKVAVSYQGLKISIMDDDLYSDKESESFLIEQRPTVEDFVDLLREIGVDTKGLIEILQAVDHAGALYGTLEVM, via the coding sequence ATGAAGACACTACCACAGAAATATAAACTGATACTGCTCGCGGTATCCATCTTTTTTCTCAGCCCGGTTGTCGGAAATCCCCCGCTTTTTGCCCAGGATGAGATCCGTCTGCGGGAGATATCGGTGGTAGAGGGGTTCAGGGAGAACCAGCTCGCCGGACTCGGCATTGTGACCGGCCTTGCGGGTAAGGGGGACTCCCAGTCTTCTCCCCTTATGAGGCGCTTTCTGGCAAACATGGTATCCAACTTTGCTGAGCAGGTGAGCGAACGGGATATCCGCAGCAAGAACAGCGCCGTGGTGCTGGTGACCGCGGATCTTCCCGCCTATGTGCAGCCGGGAGAGCGTATAAGCGTACGGGTGTCCAGTATCGGCGATGCAAAATCCCTGATCGGCGGGGTGCTTCTGCAGACAGCCCTGAAAGGAGCGGACGGTGCCGTATACGCTGTGGCCCAGGGCAGTATCCCGGGTATAAGCGGTTCCTCCAACGATACTGTAGCTTCTCTGCCCGGCGGCGGAATAATGGAACGGGCGGTAAACTCCCGGGTCAGCGAAAACGGTACGGTCAGCATTCTTCTCAAGGAACCTGATTTCAGTACTGCCGCGGCGGTTTCCAGGGCCATCCGGGAGAACAGTGAGTTTGAGGTGGCCTTTGCCGATGCAGCCCGGATCAGTGTGCGGATTCCCGAAGAGTACGCAGAACGAACGGTGGAAATGATTGCCCAGCTCGAGAACCTCAGCGTACCCCCCGGCTTTACCGACCGGGTGGTGGTCAATCCCCGCACCGGTGTTGTGGTGATGGGAAAAGACGTCCGCATAGGAAAGGTGGCAGTCTCGTATCAGGGGCTGAAAATCAGCATAATGGATGACGATCTTTATTCCGATAAGGAGAGTGAGAGCTTCCTGATTGAGCAGCGGCCGACTGTTGAGGACTTTGTTGACCTTCTGCGGGAGATCGGGGTCGATACCAAGGGTCTTATCGAAATCCTGCAGGCCGTTGATCATGCCGGAGCTCTCTACGGAACCCTGGAGGTAATGTAA
- the flgG gene encoding flagellar basal-body rod protein FlgG, with amino-acid sequence MMRSLWTAASGMTGQQFNIDTIANNLSNVNTTGFKKNRIDFEDLLYQTSRIAGTPATELTTVPVGVQVGHGTRVAATQKLHTQGALQATDNVSDLAIQGEGFFRVLLIDGTYGYTRDGSFKIDSQGQFVNSNGYRLMPDLTLPEGFVRDSVSISQDGRVTTKVAGSDDPIEVGQLELYRFVNPAGLQAVGENLYKVSNASGDAIGSRPGFDGMGKTIHKFLEMSNVSVVKEMVNMIVAQRAYELNSKAIQTSDSMLGIANNLKR; translated from the coding sequence ATGATGCGTTCATTATGGACAGCCGCGTCGGGAATGACGGGGCAGCAGTTTAATATCGATACCATTGCCAACAACCTTTCCAATGTCAACACCACTGGGTTCAAGAAGAACCGGATCGATTTCGAGGACCTTCTGTACCAGACCTCCCGCATTGCCGGGACTCCGGCTACGGAACTGACCACCGTGCCGGTAGGCGTCCAGGTCGGTCACGGTACCCGGGTGGCGGCAACCCAGAAGCTCCATACCCAGGGGGCTCTGCAGGCTACGGACAATGTATCCGACCTTGCAATCCAGGGGGAGGGATTTTTCCGGGTCCTCCTGATCGACGGTACCTACGGCTATACCCGGGACGGTTCCTTCAAGATCGATTCACAGGGGCAGTTCGTTAACTCCAACGGGTATCGTCTGATGCCGGACCTGACCCTGCCCGAGGGTTTTGTGCGGGACAGCGTCAGCATTTCCCAGGACGGACGGGTAACCACCAAGGTGGCGGGGTCCGACGACCCCATCGAGGTCGGACAGCTTGAACTCTACCGCTTCGTGAATCCAGCGGGTCTCCAGGCGGTGGGAGAAAACCTCTACAAGGTCTCCAATGCCTCGGGGGACGCCATCGGCAGTCGTCCCGGATTTGACGGAATGGGAAAGACGATCCATAAATTCCTGGAAATGTCCAATGTTTCGGTGGTCAAGGAGATGGTCAATATGATCGTGGCCCAGAGAGCCTACGAACTCAACTCCAAGGCGATCCAGACTTCCGATTCGATGCTCGGCATTGCCAACAACCTCAAGCGCTGA
- the flgF gene encoding flagellar basal-body rod protein FlgF: MIRGIYTGASGMIAQMHNLDAISNNLANVDLTGYKKDTPVHKAFPELLLRRMNDDGVFTIPPGSVDQAPVIGTLGSGVEYNESYTVFSQGALKQTENPFDLALEGKGFFTVDTPQGERFTRNGSFHVSPEGILVNKQGLPVMGENGIIRLKKNNFVVDQEGRIWQNSTFADDPERLVSLEENEWENIELVDRLKLVDFPRDRYLKKQGDSLWVNDRFSGDPVAAGVDDGLQVRQGFLEGSNVNPVREMVRMIEVNRAYEANQKTIQAHDQMSDRLINQAVRV; encoded by the coding sequence ATGATACGCGGGATTTATACCGGCGCCAGCGGCATGATTGCCCAGATGCACAACCTTGATGCTATCTCGAACAACCTGGCCAACGTGGATTTGACGGGTTACAAAAAGGACACCCCGGTACACAAGGCCTTTCCGGAACTCCTTTTGCGACGAATGAATGACGACGGCGTCTTTACCATTCCCCCGGGATCGGTGGACCAGGCGCCGGTTATCGGCACTCTCGGCTCCGGCGTGGAGTACAACGAGAGCTACACCGTTTTTTCCCAGGGGGCCCTGAAGCAGACGGAGAATCCCTTCGATCTTGCCCTGGAAGGAAAAGGTTTCTTTACCGTCGATACCCCCCAGGGCGAGCGCTTTACCCGCAACGGTTCCTTCCACGTAAGCCCGGAAGGAATCCTGGTCAACAAGCAGGGACTCCCCGTGATGGGAGAGAACGGGATCATCCGTCTTAAAAAGAACAACTTTGTCGTCGACCAGGAGGGCCGGATCTGGCAGAACAGTACCTTTGCCGACGACCCCGAACGTCTTGTCTCCCTGGAAGAGAACGAGTGGGAGAACATCGAGCTTGTGGACCGTCTCAAGCTGGTGGATTTTCCCCGGGACAGGTACCTGAAAAAGCAGGGAGACAGTCTCTGGGTTAACGATCGCTTCTCCGGAGACCCCGTCGCCGCCGGTGTGGATGACGGACTCCAGGTGCGTCAGGGCTTCCTCGAGGGGTCCAACGTGAATCCGGTGCGCGAGATGGTGCGCATGATAGAAGTAAACAGGGCCTATGAGGCAAACCAGAAGACCATACAGGCCCATGACCAGATGTCCGACCGGCTTATAAACCAGGCTGTGCGGGTATAG